The Mycobacteriales bacterium genome includes the window TGAGGGCGTGGAAGCCGGCCAGGGTGATGAACTGGAACTTGTAGCCCATGGCACCGAGCTCGCGCTGGAACTTCGCGATGGTGTCGTCGTCGAGGGCGGCCTTCCAGTTGAAGGAGGGCGAGCAGTTGTAGGCGAGCAGCTGCTCCGGGAACTCCTTCTTCACCGCCTCGGCGAACTGCCGCGCCAGCTCGAGGTCGGGCGTCGAGGTCTCCATCCAGATGAGATCGGCGTAGGGCGCGTAGGCCAGGGCCCTGGTGATGCACGGGTCGATGCCGTTGGTCACCCGGTAGAAGCCCTCGGCGGTGCGCTCGCCGGTGACGTACTGCTGGTCGCGCTCGTCGACGTCGCTGGTGATCAGCGTCGCGGCCTGCGCGTCGGTGCGGGCGACGACGACCGTCGGGACGCCCTCGACGTCGGCGGCGAGTCGGGCTGCGTTGAGCGTCTTGACGTGCTGCTCGGTCGGGATCAGCACCTTTCCGCCGAGGTGGCCGCACTTCTTGGCCGAGGACAGCTGGTCCTCCCAGTGCACGCCCGAGGCGCCGGCGTCGATCATCGACTTCATCAGCTCGTAGGCGTTGAGCGGCCCGCCGAAGCCGGCCTCGGCGTCGGCGACGATCGGCGCGAACCAGTCGACGTCGGTCTTGCCCTCGCTCCAGGTGATCTGGTCGGCCCGCTTGAGCGCGTTGTTGATGCGCCGGACGACGGCCGGCACGGAGTTGGCCGGGTAGAGGCTCTGGTCGGGGTAGGTCTGCGCGGCCAGGTTGGCGTCACCGGCGACCTGCCAGCCCGATAGGTAGATCGCCTTGAGCCCGGCGCGCACCTGCTGGACCGCCTGGTTACCGGTCAGCGCGCCGAGGGCGTTGATGTAGTCAGCGGAGTTGACGAGCTGCCAGAGCTTCTCGGCCCCACGACGGGCGAGCGTGTGCTCCTCCTGCACCGACCCGCGCAGCCGGACGACGTCATCGGCGGTGTAGGTGCGCTTGACGCCCTTCCAACGGGAGTCGGTGTCCCACTCCTTCTGGAGTGCGGCGGCCTGCTGCTGGAGGTCGGTGGGGTTGGTCATGGGCCGGATCGCTCCTCTGCGCTGAGTGAACTTCCTTGATCTGTACTCACTATCCGCGGCATCATGGCGATTGTCGATGAAGGTTCCTGGAGAATTTCTGCAGATGTTTCATGAGAGTGAAGAACGTGGCTGAACTCACAACGGCTCCGGCGCCGCCCGGGGAGCTGGACCTGGTCGTCCTCGGCCAGCGGCTGCGTCATGCCCGCCGCCACCGTGGTCTCACCCTCGCGCAGGTCGCGGGCAGTGTCGGCGCCGCGGCGTCGCTGCTGAGCCTGGTCGAGAACGGCCGCCGCGAACCCAAGCTGTCCCTGCTGCAGGCACTCGCCGCGGCCTACGCCGTACCGCTCGACGACCTGCTCCGGCCGGAGGCGCCCAGCCGCCGGGCGTCGCTGGAGATCGCGCTGCAGCGCGCGCAGCACGACCCGTCGCTGCAGGCCATCGGGCTGACCCCCCTGCGACCCAGCCCGCGGATGCCGACCGAGGTGCTCGAGCACATCGTCGCGTTGTACGACGAGCTGCGTCGCCGCGACGAGCACGTCGCGGCCACGCCGGAGGCAGCCCGGCTCGCCAACGTGGAGCTACGCCGGCAGATGCGCGCGCAGAACAACTACTTCCCCGAGGTCGAGAAGGTGGCCGACGAAGCGCTGCGCGCGGTGGGCCACACCAGCGGTGCGGTGCCCCAGCGGATCATCAGCGACCTCGCCGCGCACCACGGCTTCACGCTGCACAACGTCAGCGACCTGCCGGAGTCCACCCGTTCGGTCGCCGACCTCACCCACCGCCGCATCTACCTGCCGCAGCGGCCCGCCGGTCACGACCCGCGCTACGTGATCCTGCAGACCCTCGGGCACTTCGCGCTCGGCCACACGGACCCCGGCGACTTCGCGGAGTTCCTGCGCCAGCGGGTGGAGGCCAACTACTTCGCCGCCGCGCTGCTGGTGCCCGAGCGCTCCGCCGTACCGTTCCTGCTCGAGGCCAAGCGCGCTCGCGCGCTGTCGATGGAGGACCTGCGCGACGTGTTCGCCGTCTCGCACGAGACGGCGGCACACCGGTTCACCAA containing:
- a CDS encoding helix-turn-helix domain-containing protein — translated: MAELTTAPAPPGELDLVVLGQRLRHARRHRGLTLAQVAGSVGAAASLLSLVENGRREPKLSLLQALAAAYAVPLDDLLRPEAPSRRASLEIALQRAQHDPSLQAIGLTPLRPSPRMPTEVLEHIVALYDELRRRDEHVAATPEAARLANVELRRQMRAQNNYFPEVEKVADEALRAVGHTSGAVPQRIISDLAAHHGFTLHNVSDLPESTRSVADLTHRRIYLPQRPAGHDPRYVILQTLGHFALGHTDPGDFAEFLRQRVEANYFAAALLVPERSAVPFLLEAKRARALSMEDLRDVFAVSHETAAHRFTNLATHHLGLPVHFTRTDASGTIYKAYENDELPYPTDASGAIEGQLACRQFASRRVFGSADRYATYTQFTDTPAGTYFCNSHVEPAGGTEFAVTVGVPFQHAKWFRGADTTQRRRKSTCPAPSCCKRPPRELADKWAGHAWPSARAHSHLLAALPPGAFPGVDTTDVYAFLDRHAPQS
- the aceA gene encoding isocitrate lyase, whose protein sequence is MTNPTDLQQQAAALQKEWDTDSRWKGVKRTYTADDVVRLRGSVQEEHTLARRGAEKLWQLVNSADYINALGALTGNQAVQQVRAGLKAIYLSGWQVAGDANLAAQTYPDQSLYPANSVPAVVRRINNALKRADQITWSEGKTDVDWFAPIVADAEAGFGGPLNAYELMKSMIDAGASGVHWEDQLSSAKKCGHLGGKVLIPTEQHVKTLNAARLAADVEGVPTVVVARTDAQAATLITSDVDERDQQYVTGERTAEGFYRVTNGIDPCITRALAYAPYADLIWMETSTPDLELARQFAEAVKKEFPEQLLAYNCSPSFNWKAALDDDTIAKFQRELGAMGYKFQFITLAGFHALNYSMWELASGYAKGDMAAYVELQEKEFAAEAQGYTATKHQREVGAGYFDLVATAIDPQAETLALKGSTEEEQFH